The genomic segment ATTTTCCAATCGAAGATAGCATTCACCACCGATGATTGAATCCAAAAACTGCTCCAATTTTCCTGTTTTCTTTTTAATGAATTCGATTAACTTCTGATCCGCATTAAATCGAATGGATTGCACAGTAATGTTCATTTTTCCTCCTTTTTTTAAGCTTTTGGATGAGCTTGTTTATAAATTGACTTCAATCGCTCTGCTGAGTTATGCGTGTAGACCTGCGTTGCCGCCAGGCCTGCATGTCCCAGCAGTTCTTTAATTGCATTTAAATCGGCCCCATTGTCCAACAGGGCGGTTGCGAACGTATGCCTCAAGATATGAGGGCTTCGTTTACCTTGGGTAGAAATCAGCGTCAGATGCTTATGCACAATATCATAAATCAGCTTGGCATACGCTGGTTTCCCCGCTCTGGTCACGATCAATAAGCTATTATCAGTATCAACAAATTGCGTCGCTTTTTGTTGTAAATAGTTTTTCAATTCTTTCAGTAAAACATCATTTATCGGAACGAGCCTTTCTTTGTTCCTTTTACCTAATATAAGGATTTTTTTGTTAAAAAAATCGATATCCTGTTCCTTAATTTTCAACAATTCGGCCAGGCGGATTCCTGTACCAAAGAGCAATTCCATCACAATGTAATTGCGGCAGGATTCAAAATCCTCCTGTTGCTGCTCCATGTGATCCAATAGACGGACCAACTTATCCTTCTCGACCACGACCGGTAACTTTTTAGCTGTTTTTAAAGCCTTGATTAAGGTCATCGGATTCTTAACAATATAATCCTCCCGCTGCAGAAATTTGAAATAGGTACGCAACGACGACATACTCCGGTTAACAGAGCTGGCATTTTTACCGCCTTCCATCATTTGCGCAAAGTAATGGCGCAGATCACGGTAGACCACATCCTTCACCTCCAGTCCTTCGGCGGTCAAAAAGTCCCGAAACATGTCCAGCTCATGCCGATAGGCAATCACCGTATGTTCCGAATACCTTTTTTCAATCTGTAAAAAACGAATAAACTCCTTTTCCAACATAATTACCGCGCTATAGTATGCTTAATTTACAAATTTAAAAGCACAAAAAAAAGGGAAAAGCAATGCTTTTCCCTCTATATTTTTGAAATCTCAGCGAATCAATTAGTTAGCTACATCTTGATTCAAAGATTGTTTGTAGATCGCTTTTTTCACTTGAATGCGACGAGTCACAGATTTCTTCTCGTAAGCTTGACGTGAACGTAACTCTCTCAAAACTCCAGTTTTCTCGAATTTCTTTTTGAAACGTTTCAATGCTCTATCTAAAGATTCTCCTTCTTTTACATTTACGATAATCATGCGTTGTATATACCTCCTTTCGTCGCTTTTAAAATTTAAAGTGGGACAAAGGTACAAAATAAGAATGATAATGAAAAGAAAAAAATCACTTATAACAGCTTAAACTCTTCCAGCAGGAGTTTTAGCGGTTTCTCTTTGGTACAGAGTGCCGTATGCCAGCCCAATCGTTGGGCTGTTGCCAGGTGCTGCGGACTATCGTCAATGAAGAGTGTCTCTTCTGGACGCAATTGCTGCTCCTGCATGACCAGTTCAAATATTTCAGCATCCGGTTTACGCATCCCTACCAGATGCGAATAATACGTCTTTTCAAAAAAAGCTTCATTGTCGGCGACACCATACTTCTGCTGAATATCATTCATGCAATAGGCGTAGTGGATTGCATTGTTGTTGCTTAATAAGAATGTGCGATAATTATCTTTCAGCTGCATTAACAGATCGTGATTACCTTGAGGTACGCCAACGAGCAGACTATTCCAGGCGGCATCAATCTGCGCATCACTTAGCGCCGCATTTCCTGTGATTTCGCGAATACCGTCCCTGAATTGCGCCGCGTCAATCTTTCCCTTGTCAAAATTGTCAAAAAGTTCGCTCTGCCCATGGTGCCCAAAAACTGCATCCACGTTTTTTATACCTAACTGAGTAAAAGCAGCTTTCAATTTTACAAAATCAATCATGAAGATGACGTTCCCATAATCAAGAACAATATTTTTAATTTTTTCCATCGAATTATTTTGAAATACCGATACAAATATCGATAATTGCATCGTCAAAACAGCACAACAGTGGCTAAAATTGACGAAATAACCCGCTCCTATAGCTCAGTCGGTTAGAGTAGAAGACTCATAATCTCATGGGCTAAGGCACTAAAAAAGAGTTTTTTAGTACTGAAAACCTCTCCTAAGCAGAGAGAAAATTTCAGAAAGTTTAAAACTCAAAAAATTTGAGCATTTTTGTCTATATTTGACAAATAAAATAACATAAGCGCCTATAGCTCAGTTGGTTAGAGTAGGAGACTCATAATCTCTTGGTCACAGGTTCGAGCCCTGTTGGGCGCACTAAAAGCCGTTTCAGAAGAAATTTTGAAGCGGTTTTTTTTTCATTTCTTTGAGCCGATTTCATCGGCGAGACAGTCACGGGTAAATCGCCCCTACGGCTGGTTTTACATAGTTTTTTGTTGAACTTCACGCAAAACCGTAACAAATAGGTAACGGAAATTTTTGCGTGCTAATTGAAAAAATTATGGCAACCGTAAGCGCAAAGGTTTATGAACACCACAAGAAAGCAGATGGAACTTACAACGTAAAAATTTGTGTCCATCACAAAAGTGAAAGAAAGTTTATTGACACAAATCACTTTGTTGTCAAGAAGCAACTTACCAAGGATTACAAAATCAAAGATCCTTTTATTGCAGATAAGGTCGAACAACAGCTAAGAGATTATCGTAAGATGATTAGCGATCTCGACGACCGACTTGATTATTTTACAGCTACATCATTGCGGGATTACCTGCGTGATAAGGACGAGGACATCGACTTTATTAAGTTTTGTACTCAACACATTGAACGGCTAAAGAAAGAGGGACGCGGCGGATCGGCCAAAAATCAATCGGTAATCCGTAACAGTCTTGTCGATTATTTTAAACGCCCGTCCATATCCATTAAGGAAGTCAACTCCAATATGCTAATGTCCTACGAGCGTTATTTAAGGTCAGAGCGGACAATGACACGGTACAATCAAGACAACAAGCCAGTTGTCACCACGGAAAAAGGATTGTCTGATAGTGGGCTGCACAACCACATGAGAGATTTACGAACATTGTTCAATGCTGCACGAGAACTTTATAATAACGAGGACCTCGGAATATACCGCGTCAAACATTATCCATTCAAGAAATATAAAGTTGGTTCCCCACCTCTCACCAAGAAAAGGAACAACACACTTGAACAGGTATTGATTATTCGGGATTGTGTCACCAAACCCGGAAGTCGTGCGGAATTAGCTAAGGAACTTTATATGCTTTCGTTCTACCTATGCGGAATGAATGCGGTAGACCTGTATCAGATAATAGAACGTGACATTAGAAACGGACGTGTCGATTATAACCGCTCCAAGACGGAGGGCAAACGTAAGGACAATGCCTTTATCAGTATTAAGATTGTCGAGGAGGCCAAGCCTTTATTGGAAAAATATTTAGGGAAGCTACGTGAACGCTATTCAAGTGCCAATGCCCTTAATTGGGCATTATGTAAAGGTATGGAGCAACTACGTAAATTGACTGGCATACCCGAACTTACTTTGTATTGGGCAAGACACACATTTGCAAATACTGCAAGGAATGATTGCCGTATGTCCAAAGACGACGTGGCTCTTGCACTTAATCACGTTGACGAGGGCAATCGTACAACAGATATTTACATCGCCAAAGATTGGAAGATTGTGGATGACGTACAGCGGAAAGTCCTTGCACAGCTAAGAAAAATCGAAATCAAGGTGATGAAGAAAGTACAAAAGGAAAACGAAATAAAAAAAATCGCCGCCTAAATAGAATGGATTACATGGGAATGGAATATTTTTCCCATGTAATTCTTTTTAAGTATTTAAACACTTAAATTTGAATAACGATGAAAAATGTAATTTGGTTCTTTATCACCTGCATCATTTCAACAGTAGGATATTTTGCAGCCTTGTCAATGAAAACTCCGTGGGTAGGATTTGCTGTAGCTTTTGGTATATGGTTTATATTTATATGGACTACTACTAAGCCAACAAGACGTAGGCGTTAATATACCGGGTGGTGACACAATTACTATTTCACCGCCCAATCGCTTTCATTTCTGATATTCTGCACTCCATTATTATCCAGCCATGCTTTGAAGGCGTACTCGTCATCAGGAGTAAATTTTATAATATCTCCACTATGCAACATTAAGGTGAAATCTTTAAGAATACATATATATTTGAAAACTTCCGAAGCAGGATATTCAAAATTGGGAAAATATGTTGCGGCTGCCATATTAAATTAAAGAGTTGATTTTAACTATCATGCCGACGCCATTAAAAAAAGAGCGTAGGCAACAACTTACAGCACTGAGGTCTTAGGAAACCCAACAACAATAAGTGCGCCCACGCCGTAGCATGAGCATTTACACTTGTTGTCCTGCTGTTGTGAAAGTTCCTAAGTTTCAGTGCCGGACTCAAAGCAAAACGCTTCAAGAATATCTTTGCACAAAGATAACAATTCCGTTTTAATGTAAAGTTATATATAACGTCTTTTAGATGTTATTTACCTAATCAGAGATAAGTAAATAAATGATAGAGGGAGATTTTTTAGGTTAAGTTTAGGGAATAGGCATATAACCATTACACTTCTCCCCCCTATTGATAAGAAGAAAGAGCAAAAATATAAGAAGAATAATTAGCAACCCCTCAATTCAAATTCCTGTATTCTAAAGGCGATATTCCAACCTTTTGCTTAAATAACCGTGTAAAATGTTGCGGATATTTAAAACCCAGCTCATAGGCTATTTCGCCTATGGATTTGTCAATTTCAAAAATCCTTTCTTTGGCTATATCAATTACTTTTGAATGAATATGCTCCTGTGCGGAAATACCGATTTCTTTTTTAATTAAATCGCCAAAATAATTGGTAGAAAGGTTCAGTTCATCGGCACACCACGAAACAGACGGCAAGCCTATATTCAGCGGTTTATCAGAAGAATAGTAGTCATTCAAAATATGCTCAAACCTTTCTAAAACCCCTTTATTGGAATTATCCCTTGTAATGAACTGCCTGTCATAAAACCGGGTGCAATAGTTCAGGAACAATTCTATATTAGAAGCTATCAGTGTTTTGCTGTGCTTGTCAATAGACTGCTCCATTTCATACTGAACTTTAGCAAAGCAGTCCAATACAATCTGTCTTTCCTTTTCAGAAAGATGAAGAGCTTCATTTACATCATAAGAGAAGAAAGAATAATCCTGTATATGCTTTCCTAAAGCCGTTCCTTTTATCAGATCAGGATGAAACAGCATTGCCCAGCCTTTGGGTTCAAAAGTGGTTACATTGGGCTGTATGCCCATTACCTGCCCCGGTGCTACAAATACCAGCGTTCCTTCCTGAAAATCGTAATTATTACGTCCATACTTCAATTCCCCACATTTCAATTCCTTTAAGTAAATGGCATATAAACCGAAATGAAAGGTTTGTGCAGGCATTGGCTTAGCTTTTGACAGATCCAAGACGCTAATTAAGGGGTGCATCGTTTCCACACCACGCATTTTATTATATGCTGTTACGTTGTCCAGTTTTATTATTTCGTCCATAACACAAATGATTTACTGATACAAATTTATACATTCCCGTATAGGTAACACCGCTCCAAACTGTAAATCAGTGATTTTGGTATGTAAAACAGTAATTTATATAAAAATGTACCCATATAGAGTACCGAAATTTGTAAATGAGAATAAAATGGTGCAGAAGGAACTTGAAGATTTTTTGAATAGGATTAATCAGCAAACACATAAAACAAAAAATGCAATGGAAAATAACAATCGCAGGAACTTCCTTAAAACAGGTGCAATGGCAGGAGCAGCATTATTGTCTACCTCCGCATTCGGAGCGACAGCTTTGGAAAAAGATAGGACATCGGTAAAAGCGGGTGATAATCCGGCAACGTTGAAAAAACGTGTTTTGGGTTCAGGAAAACAACGTCTCGAAGTTACTGCCATTGGTCTGGGATGTATGGGCATGAGCTTTCACAGAAGCGTCATTCCTGACAAACAGGCTTCGGCGAAATTGATACGTAAGGCAGTAGACCTCGGTGTCAATTTCTTTGACACGGCAGAAGTTTATGGACCCTTTACCAATGAGGAACTTGTTGGGGAAACGTTGGCTCCTATACGCAAAGACATCCTTATTTGCTCCAAGTTCGGTTTCAATATTGAAAACGGTAAAATGGCAGGTAGAAACAGTAAGCCCGCCCACATCCGGGAAGTAGTGGAACAGTCATTGAAAAGATTGAGGACAGACCATATCGACCTGCTGTACCAGCATTCCTTTGACCCGACAGTTCCAATTGAGGATGTAGCCGGAACGGTGAAAGACCTTATAGCAGAAGGAAAGGTCAGGGCATTGGGGCTTTGCGGGGTGAATGGTGAAACCATCCGCAAGGCACATGCCGTACAACCATTGACCGCTATCCAGAGCGAATATTCATTGATGGAACGTGAACCGGAAAATGAAGTGCTTGGTGTCTGTGAAGAATTGGGTATCGGTTTTGTGCCTTACAGCCCCATGAACCGTGGACTGATAACCGGAT from the Sphingobacterium thalpophilum genome contains:
- a CDS encoding tyrosine-type recombinase/integrase: MLEKEFIRFLQIEKRYSEHTVIAYRHELDMFRDFLTAEGLEVKDVVYRDLRHYFAQMMEGGKNASSVNRSMSSLRTYFKFLQREDYIVKNPMTLIKALKTAKKLPVVVEKDKLVRLLDHMEQQQEDFESCRNYIVMELLFGTGIRLAELLKIKEQDIDFFNKKILILGKRNKERLVPINDVLLKELKNYLQQKATQFVDTDNSLLIVTRAGKPAYAKLIYDIVHKHLTLISTQGKRSPHILRHTFATALLDNGADLNAIKELLGHAGLAATQVYTHNSAERLKSIYKQAHPKA
- the rpsU gene encoding 30S ribosomal protein S21, whose amino-acid sequence is MIIVNVKEGESLDRALKRFKKKFEKTGVLRELRSRQAYEKKSVTRRIQVKKAIYKQSLNQDVAN
- a CDS encoding HAD family hydrolase — translated: MEKIKNIVLDYGNVIFMIDFVKLKAAFTQLGIKNVDAVFGHHGQSELFDNFDKGKIDAAQFRDGIREITGNAALSDAQIDAAWNSLLVGVPQGNHDLLMQLKDNYRTFLLSNNNAIHYAYCMNDIQQKYGVADNEAFFEKTYYSHLVGMRKPDAEIFELVMQEQQLRPEETLFIDDSPQHLATAQRLGWHTALCTKEKPLKLLLEEFKLL
- a CDS encoding site-specific integrase encodes the protein MATVSAKVYEHHKKADGTYNVKICVHHKSERKFIDTNHFVVKKQLTKDYKIKDPFIADKVEQQLRDYRKMISDLDDRLDYFTATSLRDYLRDKDEDIDFIKFCTQHIERLKKEGRGGSAKNQSVIRNSLVDYFKRPSISIKEVNSNMLMSYERYLRSERTMTRYNQDNKPVVTTEKGLSDSGLHNHMRDLRTLFNAARELYNNEDLGIYRVKHYPFKKYKVGSPPLTKKRNNTLEQVLIIRDCVTKPGSRAELAKELYMLSFYLCGMNAVDLYQIIERDIRNGRVDYNRSKTEGKRKDNAFISIKIVEEAKPLLEKYLGKLRERYSSANALNWALCKGMEQLRKLTGIPELTLYWARHTFANTARNDCRMSKDDVALALNHVDEGNRTTDIYIAKDWKIVDDVQRKVLAQLRKIEIKVMKKVQKENEIKKIAA
- a CDS encoding helix-turn-helix domain-containing protein; translation: MDEIIKLDNVTAYNKMRGVETMHPLISVLDLSKAKPMPAQTFHFGLYAIYLKELKCGELKYGRNNYDFQEGTLVFVAPGQVMGIQPNVTTFEPKGWAMLFHPDLIKGTALGKHIQDYSFFSYDVNEALHLSEKERQIVLDCFAKVQYEMEQSIDKHSKTLIASNIELFLNYCTRFYDRQFITRDNSNKGVLERFEHILNDYYSSDKPLNIGLPSVSWCADELNLSTNYFGDLIKKEIGISAQEHIHSKVIDIAKERIFEIDKSIGEIAYELGFKYPQHFTRLFKQKVGISPLEYRNLN
- a CDS encoding aldo/keto reductase; amino-acid sequence: MENNNRRNFLKTGAMAGAALLSTSAFGATALEKDRTSVKAGDNPATLKKRVLGSGKQRLEVTAIGLGCMGMSFHRSVIPDKQASAKLIRKAVDLGVNFFDTAEVYGPFTNEELVGETLAPIRKDILICSKFGFNIENGKMAGRNSKPAHIREVVEQSLKRLRTDHIDLLYQHSFDPTVPIEDVAGTVKDLIAEGKVRALGLCGVNGETIRKAHAVQPLTAIQSEYSLMEREPENEVLGVCEELGIGFVPYSPMNRGLITGYINERTKFIPENDNRPRLPLFQPKAIVANWSLIEVLKEFGDHRGLTVTQVALAWLLAQKPFIVPIPGTIKIAHLQENLQAMDYEFTPDELKKLTEDLSKIKIAG